A single window of Kitasatospora sp. HUAS MG31 DNA harbors:
- the hemE gene encoding uroporphyrinogen decarboxylase codes for MFLRAARREPVPHTPVWFMRQAGRSLPEYRKVREGIPMLESCMRPDLVKEITLQPVRRHGVDAAIFFSDIVVPLKAVGIDVDIKPGVGPVIADPIRTVEDLQRLRPLEPDDMPYITEAIGLLVDELGTTPLIGFAGAPFTLASYLIEGGPSRTYENTKAMMYGEPELWAALVERLAEITSAFLKIQIEAGASAVQLFDSWAGALAPDEYRRSVLPASTKVFEAVAPYGVPRIHFGVNTGELLGLMSQAGADVVGVDWRVPLNLAAERVGPGKGLQGNLDPAVLYAPTHVVETKAREVLHAAQAIGDSGHIFNLGHGVMPSMDPDALTRLVAFVHEASAR; via the coding sequence GTGTTCCTGCGCGCGGCCCGCCGGGAGCCGGTGCCGCACACCCCGGTGTGGTTCATGCGCCAGGCCGGCCGCTCGCTGCCGGAGTACCGCAAGGTGCGCGAGGGCATCCCGATGCTGGAGTCCTGCATGCGCCCGGACCTGGTGAAGGAGATCACCCTTCAGCCGGTCCGCCGGCACGGGGTGGACGCCGCGATCTTCTTCAGCGACATCGTGGTGCCGCTGAAGGCGGTCGGCATCGACGTGGACATCAAGCCCGGCGTCGGCCCGGTGATCGCCGACCCGATCCGCACCGTCGAGGACCTCCAGCGGCTGCGCCCGCTGGAGCCGGACGACATGCCGTACATCACCGAGGCCATCGGCCTGCTGGTGGACGAGCTGGGCACCACCCCGCTGATCGGCTTCGCCGGCGCGCCGTTCACCCTGGCCAGCTACCTGATCGAGGGCGGCCCGTCGCGGACGTACGAGAACACCAAGGCGATGATGTACGGCGAGCCCGAGCTGTGGGCCGCCCTGGTGGAGCGACTGGCGGAGATCACCTCGGCCTTCCTGAAGATCCAGATCGAGGCCGGCGCCTCGGCCGTCCAGCTCTTCGACTCCTGGGCCGGCGCGCTCGCCCCGGACGAGTACCGCCGCTCGGTGCTGCCCGCCAGCACCAAGGTCTTCGAGGCGGTGGCGCCGTACGGTGTGCCGCGGATCCACTTCGGCGTGAACACCGGCGAGCTGCTCGGGCTGATGTCCCAGGCCGGCGCGGACGTGGTCGGCGTCGACTGGCGGGTCCCGCTGAACCTGGCCGCCGAGCGGGTCGGCCCCGGCAAGGGCCTGCAGGGCAACCTCGACCCGGCCGTGCTGTACGCGCCGACCCACGTCGTCGAGACCAAGGCCCGCGAGGTGCTGCACGCCGCCCAGGCGATCGGCGACAGCGGACACATCTTCAACCTCGGCCACGGCGTCATGCCGTCCATGGACCCGGACGCGCTGACCCGCCTGGTCGCCTTCGTCCACGAGGCCAGCGCCCGCTGA
- a CDS encoding glycosyl hydrolase, translating to MRLRHRFAVLGVAALTAVGSATACAPTAGAHPRQPADAGATPRTRAVLDWLGHLPDRGLTHRTASGFFAGYSGADTPESGKDFAAQYRQVAELADRTGQFPAVLACDYASGWTPAPNPAPTRIDTGCNQALIDHARAGGLVSVSVHLPNPVAGAPWRGPLPAQDFRSLTDPATPAGQAWRAELDRIADGLQTLADAGVPVLFRPFHEMNGDWFWWGGQAPADFTALWRSTYDHLTGTRGLHNLLWVYAPDCGRGDPTDHYVGKAYADVVGLDCYSNSPSTIGTAGYERLLGLGKPFAFTEIGPGSGSGGTFDYATWAAALHDRFPRTSYFLAWNGEWSPARNLNGAALMNDPWTVNRGSVDTTAVAADAPAAVFQDFESGTQGWTGYHQLAGPWKVTEWASHGTSSLKADIDLAAGSAFLNRVGPLDLGAETTLSLTARTALWGNHAGGTRAKLYIRTGTGADSSTWTWTDAGAKPVDAKGTRFTLDLSKVPDRAHVREIGVEFAPAAGASGRTAVYLDDVRAGGLLAGFETGTDGFARTGGTGGPWSTAGEGAADGTHALKAETDLAAGPVTLARTAPADLTGAAALTAAVGAPAGSTARLYLRTGGSADPSGWTRSEGPATPVDPDGRILPLDLTGAADLAHVREIGVVITPPPGGTGPGTVRLDALTRHR from the coding sequence ATGAGACTTCGCCACCGGTTCGCCGTGCTCGGCGTCGCCGCGCTGACCGCGGTCGGCTCGGCCACCGCCTGTGCGCCCACGGCCGGCGCCCACCCGCGTCAGCCCGCCGACGCCGGCGCGACCCCGCGCACCCGCGCGGTGCTCGACTGGCTCGGCCACCTGCCCGACCGCGGCCTGACGCACCGGACGGCCTCCGGCTTCTTCGCCGGGTACAGCGGCGCCGACACCCCGGAGTCCGGCAAGGACTTCGCCGCCCAGTACCGGCAGGTCGCCGAACTCGCCGACCGCACCGGCCAGTTCCCCGCCGTCCTGGCCTGCGACTACGCGAGCGGCTGGACCCCCGCCCCGAACCCGGCGCCGACCCGGATCGACACCGGCTGCAACCAGGCGCTGATCGACCACGCCCGGGCCGGCGGCCTGGTCTCGGTCAGCGTCCACCTGCCCAACCCGGTCGCCGGGGCCCCCTGGCGCGGCCCGCTGCCCGCCCAGGACTTCCGCTCCCTCACCGACCCGGCGACCCCCGCCGGGCAGGCCTGGCGGGCCGAACTCGACCGGATCGCCGACGGGTTGCAGACCCTGGCCGACGCCGGCGTGCCGGTGCTGTTCCGGCCGTTCCACGAGATGAACGGCGACTGGTTCTGGTGGGGCGGCCAGGCGCCCGCCGACTTCACCGCCCTGTGGCGCAGCACCTACGACCACCTGACCGGCACCCGCGGCCTGCACAACCTGCTCTGGGTCTACGCCCCCGACTGCGGGCGCGGCGACCCGACCGACCACTACGTCGGCAAGGCGTACGCCGACGTGGTCGGCCTGGACTGCTACAGCAACAGCCCGTCGACCATCGGAACCGCCGGGTACGAGCGGCTGCTCGGCCTCGGCAAGCCGTTCGCCTTCACCGAGATCGGCCCCGGCTCCGGCTCCGGCGGCACCTTCGACTACGCCACCTGGGCCGCCGCCCTGCACGACCGGTTCCCGCGGACCTCCTACTTCCTCGCGTGGAACGGCGAGTGGAGCCCGGCCCGCAACCTCAACGGCGCGGCCCTGATGAACGACCCGTGGACGGTCAACCGCGGCTCGGTCGACACCACGGCCGTGGCGGCCGACGCACCCGCCGCCGTCTTCCAGGACTTCGAGTCCGGCACCCAGGGCTGGACCGGCTACCACCAGCTGGCCGGCCCCTGGAAGGTCACCGAGTGGGCCTCCCACGGCACCTCCTCGCTCAAGGCCGACATCGACCTCGCCGCCGGCTCCGCCTTCCTCAACCGGGTCGGCCCGCTCGACCTCGGCGCGGAGACCACCCTCTCCCTCACCGCCCGCACCGCGCTCTGGGGCAACCACGCCGGCGGCACCCGGGCCAAGCTGTACATCCGCACCGGGACCGGCGCCGACTCCTCCACCTGGACCTGGACCGACGCCGGCGCCAAGCCGGTCGACGCCAAGGGCACCCGGTTCACCCTGGACCTGTCCAAGGTGCCCGACCGCGCCCATGTCCGGGAGATCGGCGTGGAGTTCGCCCCGGCCGCCGGGGCGAGCGGCCGGACCGCGGTCTACCTGGACGACGTCCGGGCCGGTGGGCTGCTGGCCGGGTTCGAGACCGGCACCGACGGCTTCGCCCGTACCGGCGGCACCGGCGGGCCCTGGTCCACGGCCGGGGAGGGCGCCGCCGACGGCACCCACGCGCTCAAGGCCGAGACCGACCTCGCCGCCGGGCCCGTCACGCTCGCCCGCACCGCCCCCGCCGACCTGACCGGCGCCGCCGCGCTCACCGCCGCCGTCGGCGCCCCCGCCGGCAGCACCGCCCGGCTCTACCTCCGCACCGGCGGCTCGGCCGACCCCTCCGGCTGGACCCGCTCCGAGGGCCCGGCCACCCCGGTCGACCCCGACGGGCGGATCCTGCCGCTCGACCTCACCGGCGCGGCGGACCTCGCCCACGTCCGGGAGATCGGCGTGGTGATCACCCCGCCCCCGGGCGGCACCGGCCCGGGCACGGTCCGCCTGGACGCGCTGACCCGCCACCGCTGA
- a CDS encoding DUF4349 domain-containing protein encodes MVRREVRGGRGKGGPTVAAAVAAVLLAAGCSASEGGSAASADRGAVAPAQAGGGNGAAPQAGAAAAKGGAEAGPSAPAVTDPKNIAYTARLSLRVADVSKARDEARGAVEAAHGYVGSESVTQGAPSPAGTAERVGSGGSGGGAAPGPGRVQLVLKVPSAAHQATLSDLGRLGDTTSMSSQADDLTQQVVDVDSRVKSKQASVDRVRALMNEAKSLSEVVSLEGELSRREADLESLKRQQQELAQRTSMSTITLELYAERTAPEPAKEKRPGFWASIGDALAAGWRVLIAVLRGLLVALAAAAPFVLVLAPLGWMVRRLRRRVRPAGARPVLPAQAGAPERPAAPPQKAEPWTAPAERTGEE; translated from the coding sequence ATGGTTCGACGGGAAGTACGGGGCGGACGGGGGAAGGGCGGCCCGACGGTGGCGGCCGCGGTCGCCGCGGTGCTGCTGGCGGCCGGCTGCAGCGCCTCGGAGGGCGGAAGCGCGGCGAGCGCGGACCGGGGGGCGGTCGCCCCCGCCCAGGCCGGCGGCGGGAACGGGGCCGCACCGCAGGCCGGGGCCGCCGCGGCGAAGGGCGGCGCGGAGGCCGGCCCGTCCGCCCCGGCGGTGACCGACCCGAAGAACATCGCGTACACGGCCCGGCTGTCGCTGCGGGTCGCCGACGTGTCCAAGGCCCGGGACGAGGCCCGGGGCGCGGTCGAGGCCGCGCACGGGTACGTGGGCAGCGAGTCGGTCACCCAGGGCGCCCCGAGCCCGGCCGGGACCGCCGAGAGAGTCGGCAGCGGCGGCAGCGGGGGCGGCGCGGCCCCCGGACCCGGCCGGGTCCAGCTGGTCCTGAAGGTGCCCTCGGCGGCGCACCAGGCCACCCTGAGCGACCTCGGCCGGCTGGGCGACACCACCTCGATGTCCAGCCAGGCCGACGACCTGACCCAGCAGGTGGTGGACGTCGACTCCCGGGTGAAGAGCAAGCAGGCCAGCGTCGACCGGGTCCGGGCGCTGATGAACGAGGCCAAGTCGCTGAGCGAGGTGGTTTCGCTGGAGGGCGAGCTGAGCCGCCGCGAGGCCGACCTGGAGTCACTCAAGCGGCAGCAGCAGGAGCTGGCACAGCGGACCTCGATGTCCACCATCACCCTGGAGCTCTACGCCGAGCGGACCGCGCCCGAGCCGGCGAAGGAGAAGCGGCCCGGCTTCTGGGCCTCGATCGGCGACGCCCTGGCCGCCGGCTGGCGGGTGCTGATCGCGGTGCTCCGCGGGCTGCTGGTGGCGCTGGCCGCGGCGGCGCCCTTCGTGCTGGTGCTGGCGCCGCTCGGCTGGATGGTGCGGCGGCTGCGCCGGCGGGTCCGGCCGGCCGGCGCCCGTCCGGTGCTGCCCGCCCAGGCCGGCGCGCCGGAGCGGCCCGCCGCGCCCCCGCAGAAGGCCGAGCCGTGGACGGCACCGGCCGAGCGGACCGGGGAGGAGTAG
- the hemQ gene encoding hydrogen peroxide-dependent heme synthase has product MTDTTEQPVKKKARDLNQVIRYTMWSVFKLKGELPEDRAALAAEVEELFEQLAAKDVTVRGTYDVSGLRADADLMIWWHAEDSDDLQEAYNRFRRTAVGRVLEPVWSNMALHRPAEFNKSHIPAFLADERPRDYVCVYPFVRSYEWYLLPDEERRAMLAEHGKMARGYPDVRANTVASFALGDYEWLLAFEADELHRIVDLMRDLRPSRARLHVREEVPFFTGRRKAVSELLAGLV; this is encoded by the coding sequence ATGACCGATACCACTGAGCAGCCCGTGAAGAAGAAGGCCCGCGACCTCAACCAGGTCATCCGCTACACCATGTGGTCGGTGTTCAAGCTCAAGGGCGAGCTGCCCGAGGACCGCGCCGCCCTCGCCGCCGAGGTCGAGGAGCTGTTCGAGCAGCTCGCCGCCAAGGACGTCACCGTCCGCGGCACCTACGACGTCTCCGGCCTGCGCGCCGACGCCGACCTGATGATCTGGTGGCATGCGGAGGACTCCGACGACCTGCAGGAGGCGTACAACCGCTTCCGGCGGACCGCGGTCGGCCGGGTGCTGGAGCCGGTCTGGTCGAACATGGCGCTGCACCGCCCCGCCGAGTTCAACAAGTCGCACATCCCGGCGTTCCTCGCGGACGAGCGGCCGCGGGACTACGTCTGCGTGTACCCGTTCGTGCGGTCCTACGAGTGGTACCTGCTGCCGGACGAGGAGCGGCGGGCGATGCTCGCCGAGCACGGCAAGATGGCCCGCGGCTACCCGGACGTCCGGGCCAACACGGTGGCCTCGTTCGCGCTGGGCGACTACGAGTGGCTGCTGGCGTTCGAGGCGGACGAGCTGCACCGGATCGTGGACCTGATGCGGGACCTGCGGCCCTCCCGGGCCCGCCTGCACGTCCGCGAGGAGGTCCCCTTCTTCACCGGCCGCCGCAAGGCCGTGAGCGAGCTCCTCGCCGGCCTGGTCTGA
- the hemG gene encoding protoporphyrinogen oxidase, with the protein MAEPHVLVVGGGIAGLAAAAFLVEQGARVTLLEASGRVGGKLRAGEVGGVRVDLGAESMLARRPEAVDLARRVGLGDRLEPPTTAKAAIWSRGTLRPIPGGQLMGVPGDLAALADSGVLSAEGLDRARHERTTDPVTGDVSIGEYVGGRLGAEVVDRLVEPLLGGVYAGRTGEISLRAAIPQLAEIARDGGPLVAGIQRLTGRATAAGPVFQGLRGGLGTLPEATLDHLRAAGVDLRTDHPVDELRRTPDGWRAVSRGEVLHADAVVLTVPAPQAAALLRADAPGAAAELAAVEYAGMALVTMAFRRADLAGTPLNGSGFLVPPVDGHAIKASTFSSNKWGWLDRSAPDAFLLRTSLGRHREEQALGLPDEELVARSLADLREAVGLRATPYATAVTRWLGGLPQYPVGHLDRVARIRAHVARAGRLTVCGAAYDGVGIPAVIGGARRAVDDLNLDDLSTPTTGRPATEGTMGA; encoded by the coding sequence ATGGCAGAACCACATGTGCTGGTGGTCGGCGGCGGCATCGCCGGCCTCGCCGCGGCGGCGTTCCTCGTCGAGCAGGGTGCCCGGGTGACCCTCCTGGAGGCCTCCGGCCGGGTCGGCGGCAAGCTCAGGGCGGGCGAGGTCGGCGGCGTCCGGGTCGACCTCGGCGCCGAGTCGATGCTCGCCCGCCGGCCCGAGGCCGTCGACCTCGCCCGTCGGGTCGGCCTCGGCGACCGGCTGGAGCCCCCCACCACCGCCAAGGCCGCGATCTGGAGCCGGGGCACCCTCCGTCCGATCCCCGGCGGCCAGCTGATGGGCGTTCCCGGCGACCTCGCCGCGCTCGCCGACTCCGGGGTGCTCTCCGCCGAGGGCCTGGACCGGGCCCGGCACGAGCGGACCACCGACCCCGTCACCGGGGACGTCTCCATCGGCGAGTACGTCGGCGGGCGGCTCGGCGCGGAGGTCGTCGACCGCCTGGTCGAGCCCCTCCTCGGCGGCGTCTACGCCGGACGGACCGGCGAGATCTCGCTGCGCGCCGCCATCCCCCAGCTCGCCGAGATCGCCCGGGACGGCGGCCCGCTGGTCGCCGGCATCCAGCGGCTGACCGGCCGCGCCACCGCCGCCGGACCGGTCTTCCAGGGCCTGCGGGGCGGCCTCGGCACCCTGCCCGAGGCCACCCTCGACCACCTCCGCGCGGCCGGCGTGGACCTGCGCACCGACCACCCGGTCGACGAACTGCGCCGCACCCCCGACGGCTGGCGGGCCGTCAGCCGCGGTGAGGTGCTCCACGCCGACGCCGTGGTGCTCACCGTCCCCGCCCCGCAGGCCGCCGCCCTGCTCCGCGCCGACGCCCCCGGCGCCGCCGCCGAACTCGCCGCCGTCGAGTACGCCGGCATGGCCCTGGTCACCATGGCCTTCCGCCGCGCCGACCTCGCCGGCACCCCACTGAACGGCAGCGGCTTCCTGGTCCCGCCGGTGGACGGCCACGCGATCAAGGCCTCCACCTTCTCCTCCAACAAGTGGGGCTGGCTGGACCGCTCCGCCCCCGACGCCTTCCTGCTGCGCACCTCGCTCGGCCGGCACCGCGAGGAGCAGGCCCTCGGCCTGCCCGACGAGGAACTCGTCGCCCGCTCCCTCGCCGACCTCCGCGAGGCCGTCGGCCTGCGCGCCACGCCGTACGCCACCGCCGTCACCCGCTGGCTCGGCGGGCTCCCGCAGTACCCCGTCGGCCACCTCGACCGGGTCGCCCGGATCCGCGCCCACGTCGCCCGAGCAGGCCGGCTGACGGTCTGCGGGGCCGCGTACGACGGGGTCGGCATCCCCGCCGTGATCGGCGGAGCCCGCCGTGCGGTGGACGACCTGAACCTCGACGATCTGTCGACCCCGACGACGGGCCGACCCGCCACGGAAGGGACAATGGGCGCATGA
- a CDS encoding DUF3000 domain-containing protein, producing MAAVGGQSAQDGGTGKESAPIEFREAVEALAGAVLRPELQVSPVPAPRRLAPFAFALSASVEVEGEELADGTLVLLHDPAGQEAWGGEFRIVTMTRAELEPEMAGDPMLSEVGWAWLMDALQAHGAGFAEAGGTVTRCHSQGFGALAERGASTEIEMRVSWSPADGRFERHLAAWGDLLCTCAGLPPVAPSPLPVADAPSLGGVVPMPARRRPRPH from the coding sequence ATGGCAGCGGTCGGCGGGCAATCCGCACAGGATGGTGGTACGGGCAAGGAGTCGGCGCCGATCGAGTTCCGTGAGGCGGTCGAGGCGCTGGCCGGAGCGGTGCTCCGGCCCGAACTCCAGGTCTCCCCCGTCCCGGCCCCGCGCCGGCTCGCCCCGTTCGCCTTCGCGCTCTCCGCCTCGGTGGAGGTGGAGGGCGAGGAGCTGGCGGACGGCACCCTGGTGCTGCTGCACGACCCGGCCGGCCAGGAGGCCTGGGGCGGCGAGTTCCGGATCGTCACGATGACCCGGGCCGAGCTGGAGCCGGAGATGGCCGGCGACCCGATGCTGTCCGAGGTGGGCTGGGCCTGGCTGATGGACGCGCTGCAGGCGCACGGCGCCGGCTTCGCCGAGGCGGGCGGCACGGTGACCCGCTGCCACTCCCAGGGCTTCGGGGCGCTGGCCGAGCGCGGCGCCTCCACCGAGATCGAGATGCGGGTCTCCTGGAGCCCGGCCGACGGGCGGTTCGAGCGGCACCTGGCCGCCTGGGGGGACCTGCTGTGCACCTGCGCCGGCCTCCCGCCGGTCGCGCCCTCGCCGCTGCCGGTCGCGGACGCGCCG